The following proteins are encoded in a genomic region of Bradyrhizobium sp. SK17:
- a CDS encoding 2-oxoacid:ferredoxin oxidoreductase subunit beta has protein sequence MTYIAKPKFHHPGLKKNELGYTHRDYEGKISTLCAGCGHDSITASIIEACYELSIEPHRVAKISGIGCSSKTPDYFLGNSHGFNSVHGRMPSVLTGANLANRDLIYLGVSGDGDSASIGFGQFAHSIRRAVNMTYIVENNGVYGLTKGQFSATADRGSKSKKGVTNTDNAIDLVAIALQLGATFVARSFSGDKTQLVPLIAAAIRHKGASFIDVISPCIAFNNHAGSTKSFDYVREHNDAVNRLDVLVGREPISVDYAPGTVQVVEQHDGSRLALRKLDADYDPHDRLGAQTFLQKHAAKGQIVTGLLYVDPDAEDLHTHLDTVETPLNTMDEQALCPGSAVLDKINASLR, from the coding sequence ATGACCTACATTGCAAAGCCCAAGTTTCATCACCCCGGCCTGAAGAAGAACGAGCTGGGCTATACCCATCGCGACTACGAGGGCAAGATCTCGACCCTGTGCGCCGGCTGCGGCCATGATTCGATCACCGCCTCGATCATCGAGGCCTGCTACGAGCTCTCGATCGAGCCGCACCGGGTGGCGAAGATTTCCGGAATCGGTTGCTCGTCGAAGACGCCGGACTACTTCCTCGGCAATTCGCACGGCTTCAACTCGGTGCATGGCCGGATGCCGTCGGTCCTGACCGGCGCCAACCTCGCCAACCGCGACCTGATCTATCTCGGCGTCTCCGGCGACGGCGACTCAGCCTCGATCGGCTTCGGCCAGTTCGCGCACTCGATCCGCCGCGCCGTCAACATGACCTACATCGTCGAGAATAACGGCGTGTACGGCCTGACCAAGGGCCAGTTCTCGGCCACCGCCGACCGCGGCTCGAAGTCCAAGAAGGGCGTCACCAACACCGACAACGCGATCGACCTGGTCGCGATCGCGCTGCAACTCGGTGCTACCTTCGTGGCGCGCTCCTTCTCCGGCGACAAGACGCAGCTGGTGCCGCTGATCGCGGCTGCGATCCGCCACAAGGGCGCATCCTTCATCGACGTGATCAGCCCCTGCATCGCTTTCAACAACCACGCTGGCTCGACCAAGAGCTTCGACTATGTCCGCGAACACAATGACGCGGTGAACCGGCTCGATGTGCTGGTCGGCCGCGAGCCGATCAGCGTCGACTATGCGCCCGGCACCGTGCAGGTGGTCGAGCAGCATGACGGCTCGAGGCTCGCGCTGCGCAAGCTCGATGCCGACTACGATCCGCACGATCGCTTGGGCGCCCAGACCTTCCTGCAAAAGCATGCGGCCAAAGGCCAGATCGTCACCGGGCTCCTTTACGTCGATCCGGATGCCGAGGATCTGCACACCCATCTCGACACCGTCGAGACGCCGCTCAACACCATGGACGAGCAGGCGCTCTGCCCCGGCTCGGCCGTGCTGGACAAGATCAACGCCAGCTTACGCTGA
- a CDS encoding STM3941 family protein, which produces MLILLFGGVVLTLTCAAIVFGWFPGKAPETGTVVAGYLGLVFFGLGVCVAAWRLLSPKAPVLLITRDGIRDTRSSWKFLPWQSVEAISTWQVRREKFLVLKISPAAMGQSAVTITGRTLTALNKMVGLEGIPISTGTLAVNADELLATCNTYLAAARARKTRPAVFPSA; this is translated from the coding sequence ATGCTCATCCTGTTGTTCGGCGGCGTCGTGCTTACGCTGACATGCGCGGCCATTGTGTTCGGCTGGTTTCCCGGGAAAGCGCCGGAGACCGGAACCGTCGTGGCCGGCTATCTCGGCCTTGTCTTCTTTGGGCTCGGAGTATGCGTAGCTGCCTGGCGGCTTTTGTCGCCAAAGGCGCCAGTGCTCCTCATCACCCGCGATGGTATCCGCGATACGCGGTCGTCATGGAAGTTTCTGCCCTGGCAGTCGGTGGAGGCGATCTCCACTTGGCAGGTTCGTCGCGAAAAATTCTTGGTGCTGAAGATCAGTCCGGCCGCAATGGGTCAATCTGCTGTGACTATCACCGGGCGCACGCTGACGGCCCTCAACAAGATGGTCGGGTTGGAGGGCATCCCGATCAGCACCGGCACGCTGGCGGTCAATGCCGACGAGTTGCTCGCGACCTGCAACACCTATCTCGCCGCCGCCCGCGCGCGGAAGACGAGACCGGCCGTGTTTCCGTCAGCGTAA
- a CDS encoding ABC transporter substrate-binding protein: protein MPLSTRFRLAGLFAFIVLTASSFAPSIAAESTIKIGNTAPYSGPASAYGTIARAEEAYFQMLNDQGGIDGRKIDFESLDDAYSPSKTVEQTRKLVEQDEVLAIFSAVGTAPNIAVQKYLNIKKVPQLFVSSGATRWNDPKQFPWTVGFNPTYELEGRLYAKYILKTKPDAKIAVITPNEDAGKDYLKGFKDGLGEHVGQIVAETTYLTSDPTIDSQMVTMRESGADVFFAEATPKFAAQALRKAASMGWKPLTILPTVSNSVSAVLEPAGLENVIGVVTGLYLKDPTDPRWADDAGQKEFAAWMKKYQPNASPGDLFNVQGYTVAQVMTAVLKNCNGDYSRDNIIKQATNLKPLELPMLLPGIKVQTEPDNVTPIRQIQMARFDGKSWALFGDVLSDK, encoded by the coding sequence ATGCCCTTGTCAACTCGCTTTCGCCTAGCGGGCCTTTTCGCCTTCATCGTGCTCACGGCCTCATCGTTCGCGCCATCCATTGCAGCCGAGAGCACGATCAAGATCGGCAACACCGCGCCCTACAGCGGCCCGGCATCGGCCTACGGCACCATCGCGCGTGCCGAGGAGGCGTACTTCCAGATGCTCAACGATCAGGGCGGCATCGACGGCCGCAAGATCGACTTCGAGAGTCTCGACGACGCCTACTCGCCATCGAAGACGGTCGAGCAGACCCGCAAGCTGGTGGAACAGGACGAGGTGCTTGCGATCTTCAGCGCGGTCGGCACCGCGCCCAACATCGCCGTGCAGAAGTATCTGAACATCAAGAAGGTGCCGCAGCTGTTCGTGTCGTCAGGCGCGACGCGCTGGAACGATCCGAAGCAGTTCCCGTGGACGGTCGGCTTCAATCCGACCTACGAGCTCGAAGGCCGGCTCTACGCAAAGTACATCCTGAAGACCAAGCCGGACGCCAAGATCGCGGTCATCACGCCGAACGAGGACGCCGGCAAGGACTATCTCAAGGGCTTCAAGGACGGACTCGGCGAGCATGTCGGCCAGATCGTCGCGGAGACCACCTATCTGACGTCGGACCCGACCATCGATTCCCAGATGGTGACGATGCGGGAATCCGGCGCGGATGTGTTCTTCGCCGAGGCGACGCCGAAATTCGCGGCGCAAGCGCTGCGCAAGGCGGCGAGCATGGGCTGGAAGCCGCTCACCATCCTGCCGACCGTTTCCAACTCGGTCTCCGCGGTGCTCGAGCCGGCCGGGCTCGAGAACGTCATCGGTGTCGTGACCGGCCTCTATCTGAAGGACCCGACCGATCCGCGCTGGGCCGACGATGCCGGGCAGAAGGAATTCGCGGCCTGGATGAAGAAGTACCAGCCCAATGCGAGCCCGGGCGATCTGTTCAACGTGCAGGGCTACACGGTCGCGCAGGTCATGACGGCGGTGCTGAAGAACTGCAACGGCGACTACAGCCGCGACAACATCATCAAGCAGGCGACCAATCTGAAGCCGCTCGAACTGCCGATGCTGCTGCCGGGCATCAAGGTGCAGACCGAGCCCGACAACGTCACGCCGATCCGCCAAATCCAGATGGCGCGGTTCGACGGCAAGTCGTGGGCGTTGTTCGGCGACGTGCTGAGCGACAAGTAG
- a CDS encoding SpoVR family protein: MESSGERLFEGADWDFQTLQRIHDACEQIARKELGLDVYPNQIEVITAEQMLDAYSSVGMPLFYKHWSFGKQFAFQEASYRKGLMGLAYEIVINSSPCISYLMEENTATMQTLVIAHAAFGHNHFFKNNYLFKQWTDADGILDYLEFAKGYIAACEDRHGRETVERTLDAAHALMSHGVDRYPGKKTLDLRAEEKRAGERRQHEEAVFNDLWRTVPNTKAKTKAALTAERRRALLGLPQENILYFLEKTAPRLAPWQRELIRIVRHIAQYFYPQGQTKVMNEGTATYVHYRIMSRLHQQGRITDGNFLEFLQSHTNVVFQPEFDDRRYSGFNPYALGFAMMQDIERIVKTPEDEDRQWFPDIAGKGDVEGVLREIWSNYRDESFINQFLSPALIRRFRMFHLHDDPAESQGIKVDAIHDERGYRRVRRELARQYDVGFVDANIEVVDVDLDGDRRLMLRHTTVKGAQLNETDTRRVLQHLADLWTYDVALTEVDGTDKVLKEYVVSPRAAAVAA; encoded by the coding sequence ATGGAGTCTTCCGGCGAACGGCTGTTCGAGGGCGCCGACTGGGATTTCCAGACGTTGCAGCGGATCCACGATGCCTGCGAGCAGATCGCGCGCAAGGAGCTCGGGCTCGACGTCTATCCCAATCAGATCGAGGTGATCACCGCCGAGCAGATGCTCGACGCCTATTCCTCGGTCGGCATGCCGCTGTTCTACAAGCACTGGTCGTTCGGCAAGCAGTTCGCCTTCCAGGAAGCATCCTATCGCAAGGGCCTGATGGGGCTCGCCTATGAGATCGTGATCAATTCCTCGCCGTGCATCTCCTACCTGATGGAGGAGAACACCGCGACGATGCAGACGCTGGTGATCGCGCACGCCGCGTTCGGGCACAATCACTTCTTCAAGAACAACTATCTGTTCAAGCAGTGGACCGATGCCGACGGCATCCTCGACTATCTCGAATTCGCCAAGGGCTATATCGCGGCCTGCGAGGACCGCCACGGCCGCGAGACCGTGGAGCGGACGCTGGATGCCGCGCATGCGCTGATGTCGCATGGTGTCGACCGCTATCCCGGCAAGAAGACGCTCGACCTGCGCGCCGAGGAGAAGCGCGCCGGCGAGCGCCGCCAGCACGAGGAGGCCGTGTTCAACGATCTGTGGCGGACGGTGCCGAACACCAAGGCCAAGACCAAGGCCGCGCTCACTGCGGAGCGGCGCCGTGCGCTGCTCGGCCTGCCGCAGGAGAACATCCTCTATTTCCTCGAGAAGACCGCGCCGCGCCTTGCGCCATGGCAGCGCGAGCTCATTCGCATCGTGCGTCACATCGCGCAGTATTTCTATCCGCAAGGGCAGACCAAGGTGATGAACGAGGGTACGGCGACCTACGTGCATTACCGCATCATGAGCCGGCTGCATCAGCAGGGCCGGATCACCGACGGTAATTTCCTCGAATTCCTGCAATCGCACACCAATGTGGTGTTCCAGCCCGAGTTCGACGACCGCCGCTATTCCGGTTTCAATCCCTATGCGCTCGGCTTCGCGATGATGCAGGACATCGAGCGGATCGTGAAGACGCCGGAGGACGAGGATCGTCAATGGTTCCCCGACATCGCCGGCAAGGGCGACGTCGAGGGCGTGCTGCGCGAGATCTGGAGCAACTATCGCGACGAGAGCTTCATCAACCAGTTCCTCAGCCCGGCGCTGATCCGTCGCTTCCGCATGTTCCACCTGCACGACGACCCCGCCGAAAGCCAGGGAATCAAGGTCGATGCGATCCATGACGAGCGCGGCTACCGCCGGGTGCGCCGCGAACTGGCGCGGCAATACGACGTCGGATTCGTCGATGCCAATATTGAGGTCGTGGACGTCGATCTCGACGGCGATCGACGCCTGATGCTGCGTCACACCACCGTGAAGGGCGCACAGCTCAACGAGACCGATACGCGCCGCGTGCTGCAACACCTCGCCGATCTCTGGACCTACGACGTGGCGCTGACCGAGGTCGACGGCACCGACAAGGTGCTGAAGGAATACGTCGTCAGCCCGCGCGCGGCAGCGGTCGCGGCTTGA